Below is a genomic region from Lysobacter terrestris.
GTCGAGGTTGTGCTCGATCACCACCACCGTGTTGCCGTCGTCGCGTAGCCGGTGCAGCACGGCGAGCAGGTGCTCGATGTCGTGGAAGTGCAGGCCGGTGGTGGGCTCGTCGAGGATGTAGAGCGTGCGGCCGGTGTCGCGGCGCGAGAGTTCTTTCGACAGCTTGACGCGCTGCGCTTCGCCGCCGGAGAGCGTGGTCGCGCTCTGGCCGAGCTTGATGTAGCTCAGGCCGACGTCCATCAGCGTCTCGAGCTTGCGCGAAATCGAAGGGATCGCCTCGAACAGGCTCAGCGCATCCTCGACGGTCATCTCCAGCACGTCGTTGATGTTGTAGCCCTTGTAGAGGATCTCCAGCGTCTCGCGGTTGTAGCGCTTGCCGTGGCAGACGTCGCAGGGCACGTACACGTCGGGCAGGAAGTGCATCTCGACCTTGATCAGGCCGTCGCCCTGGCAGGCCTCGCAGCGGCCGCCACGCACGTTGAAGCTGAAGCGGCCGGCGGCGTAACCGCGCGCACGCGCCTCGGGCACCTGCGCGAACAGTTCGCGCAGCGGGGTGAACAGGCCGGTGTAGGTCGCCGGGTTCGAACGCGGCGTGCGGCCGATCGGCGACTGGTCGATGTCGACGACCTTGTCCCACAGGTCGAGGTTCTCGTGCGAGTGGAACGGCGCCGGCGTGTGCGAGGCGCCGTTGAGCTCGTTGGCCGCGATCGAGAACAGGGTGTCGTTGATCAGCGTCGACTTGCCCGAGCCGGAAACGCCGGTGATGCAGGTGAACAGGCTGGCGGGGATCGCCAGGTCGACGTCCTTGAGGTTGTTGCCGGTGGCGCCGCGCAGGTGGAAGGTGCTCTTCGGATCGGGCTTGTGGCGCTTGCCCGGCACTTCGATCTGCTTCTTGCCGCTGAGGTATTGGCCGGTCAGCGAACGCGGCGCCTTCAGCACGTCGGCGAGCTGGCCCTGCGCCACGACTTCGCCACCGTGCACACCCGCGCCCGGGCCGATGTCGACGACGTGGTCGGCCAGGCGGATCGCGTCCTCGTCGTGCTCGACCACGATCACGGTGTTGCCGAGGTCGCGCAGGCGGGTGAGGGTGCCGAGCAGGCGCTCGTTGTCGCGCTGGTGCAGGCCGATGGACGGCTCGTCGAGCACGTACATCACGCCGACCAGGCCCGCGCCGATCTGCGAAGCCAGGCGGATGCGCTGCGCCTCGCCGCCCGAAAGCGAATCGGCCTTGCGTTCGAGGGTCAGGTAATCGAGGCCGACGTCGACCAGGAAGCGCAGGCGGTCGGTGATTTCCTTGACGATCTTGATCGCGATCTCGCCGCGCCAGCCGGGCAGGTTGAGTGCCTTGAAGAACGCCAGTGCCTCGTCGATCGGCAACACCACGATCTGCGGCAGCGGTTTTTCGGCGACGAAGACGTTGCGCGCGGCGCGGTTGAGGCGCGCGCCGTGGCATTCGGTGCAGGAGCGCTCGCTGATGTACTTGGCCAACTCCTCGCGGACCGCGGCGGATTCGGTTTCCTTGTAGCGCCGCTCCAGGTTGGGAACGATGCCCTCGAACCGATGCTTGCGCTGGTGCTTGGTGCCGCTCTCGCTGGTGTAGTTGAAGGTGATCAGGTCGTCGCCGCTGCCGAACAACACGGCGTCGCGTACCTTCTTGTCGAGCGTCTGCCATGGCGTGTCGACGCTGAACTTGTAGTGCTTGGCCAGCGACTGGATCAGGGCGAAGTAATAGGCGTTGCGGCGATCCCAGCCGCGCACGGCGCCGGCCGCCAGCGACAGCTCCGGATGTACCACCACGCGCGAGGGGTCGAAGAACTGCGCCACGCCGAGGCCGTCGCAGGTCGGGCAGGCGCCGACCGGCGAGTTGAACGAGAACAGGCGCGGTTCCAGTTCCGGCAGCGAGTAGTCGCAGACCGGGCAGCTGTACTTGGACGAGAATAGCTGTGGTTCTGCATCGGGTTTGTCGAGCGAGTGCACGGCGGCCATGCCATCGCCGAGCTTGAGCGCGGTCTCGAACGATTCGGCCAGGCGTTGCTTGATGTCGTCGCGCGGCTTGAAGCGGTCGATCACCGCTTCGATGGTGTGCTTGACGCGCAATGCCAGCGGCGGCACCGCGTCGATCTCGTACAGCGCGCCGTCCACGCGCACGCGCACATAGCCCTGCGCGCGCAGCTGCTCGAAGATCTGCGCGTGCTCGCCCTTGCGCTCGCGTACCACCGGGGCAAGCAGCATGTAGCGCTGCTCGGGGTCGAGGGTCAGCACCTGGTCGACCATCTGGCTGACGGTCTGCGCCTCCAGCGGGTAGTGGTGGTCCGGGCAGCGCGGCGTGCCCACGCGCGCATAGAGCAGGCGCAGGTAGTCGTAGATCTCGGTGATCGTGCCGACGGTCGAGCGCGGGTTGTGCGAGGTCGCCTTCTGCTCGATCGCGATCGCCGGCGACAGGCCCTCGATGTGGTCGACATCGGGCTTCTCCATCACGCTGAGGAACTGGCGGGCGTAGGCCGACAGCGACTCGACGTAGCGGCGCTGGCCCTCGGCGTAGATCGTGTCGAAGGCCAGCGAGGACTTGCCCGAGCCGGACAGCCCGGTGATGACGATCAGCTTCTCGCGAGGCAGGTCGAGATCGATATTTTTGAGGTTATGCGTCCGCGCGCCGCGGATGCGGATGAAATCCAGCGCCATTGATGTGGGGATCCGGGGGCGAACAGGGGAGCGTAGCGAGACGGTGAAATGGGGGCAAATGGCCCCATTCCCCAGCCTGCGGGCAGGCGGTCGCGGATCCTGCGACTGGATCCGCCCAGCGGGTTCAGCCATGCCGCCGGGGACGTTGGGGCTGGGCAAGGCGACCCGGTGTGGCCCGCTCGGGGGTATGGGGTCCAGTGCCCGGGGCAGGCCGGGAGCCGCCCGCGGGCCCGCGGGCCCGGGGTCAGGGCTGGTTGACCCTAACTCCCTGAAACCTATAGAATTCCGCTTCTGTCCGCCCACGAGGGCGCGGCAGGCGACCAAAATAACTACAGAGGAATCTGGTCATGTCGTATGCAGTTGTACTTACCGGCGGTAAGCAATACCGCGTGATGAAGGGTGAAACCCTTCGCGTTGAGCTCCTCGAAGTCGAAGCCGGCAGCGAGATCAAGCTCGACAACGTGCTGATGATCGGCGATGGCGAAACCATCAAGATCGGCGACGCGCTCAAGGGCGCTTCGGTCAGCGCGAAGGTGATCGGCCACGGCCGCGCCGACAAGGTGCGCATCGTGAAGTTCCGTCGCCGCAAGCACCACCGCAAGCAGATGGGTCACCGTCAGCACTACACCGAAATCGAAATCACCGGCATTGCCGGCTAAGCAGGAGAAGCAGCCATGGCACACAAAAAGGGCGTAGGTTCCTCGCGCAACGGCCGCGACTCCAACCCGAAGTATCTGGGCGTCAAGATCTACGGCGGCCAGGCTATCGAAGCCGGCAACATCATCGTGCGTCAGCGCGGTACCAACTTCCACCCGGGTTCGGGCGTCGGCCTCGGCCGCGACCACACCCTGTTCGCGCTGGTGGACGGCAAGGTCGAGTTCTCGACCAAGGGCCCGAAGAAGCGCCGCACGGTCAGCATCGTCACCGCCGAGTAAGGCGCGAGCGATGTGACGAAGGGCCCCGCTTCGGCGGGGTTTTTCGTTTCTGCCCGACGGAAGCGGCGGTGCGCAAAAGCGCTAAGCTCCCCCGTCGATCTTGACTTCCCTCTTATCGATTCCCGGTCAACCCCATGAAACTCGTCGACGAAGCCGAAATCCAGGTCATCGCAGGTGACGGCGGCAACGGCTGCGTCGGTTTCCGCCGCGAGAAGTTCATTCCGCTCGGCGGCCCCGACGGCGGCGACGGTGGCGACGGCGGCAGCGTCTGGCTGCTCGCCGACGAGAACCTCAACACGCTCGTCGACTTCCGCCACCAGAGCAAGTTCAAGGCCAAGCGCGGCGAGAACGGCATGGGCCGGCAGATGTACGGCAAGGCCGGCGACGATCTCACCATCACCGTGCCGGTCGGCACCGTGGTGATGAACGTCGAGACCGACGAGGTCATCGGCGACCTCACCCAACACGGCGAGCGCCTGCTGGTGGCCAAGGGCGGCAAGGGCGGCCTGGGCAACATGCACTTCAAGAGCTCGATCAACCGCTCGCCGCGCAAGGCGCTGCCCGGTCTCCCGGGCGAGGAGCGCGTGCTCAAGCTCGAACTGAAGCTGCTGGCCGACGTGGGCCTGCTCGGCTTCCCGAATGCCGGCAAGAGCACCTTCATCCGCGCCGTGTCGGCGGCGACGCCGAAGGTGGCCGACTATCCGTTCACCACGCTGTATCCGAACCTCGGCGTGGTCAGCATCGAGCACCACCGCAGCTTCGTGATCGCCGACATCCCGGGCCTGATCGAAGGCGCGGCCGATGGCGCCGGTCTGGGCACGCAGTTCCTCAAGCACCTGCAGCGCACCCGCCTGCTGCTGCACTTGGTCGACATCGCGCCGATGGAAGGCGGGGTGGAAGGCATCAACCCGGCCGACCAGGTGCGTGCGATCGAGCGCGAGCTGGAAAAGCACGACCCCGAACTGCTCGACAAGCCGCGCTGGCTCGTGCTCAACAAGGCCGACCTGCTGCTGGAAGAGGAGCAGCAGGAAGCCGCGCAGGCCATCATCGACGAGCTGGGCTGGAAGGATCGCTGGTATCTGGTGTCCGCCATTGGCCGCGAGAACACCTGGCCGATCATGCTCGACGTGATGCGCTTCTTCGACGAGCTCAAGCTGGCCGAGCACGAAGCCGCCGACGAGGCCGCCTTCCGCGCGCAGGCGGGCGGCTCCTTCGATGAGGCCTGAAGTGGCCTCGTTCGCGGGCAGCAAAAAGGCCCCGCACATGACGGGGCCGTTTTTCACGAGCATCAAAGAAGCCCCACGCATGGCGGGGCCGCTTTTCATGGGCATCAAAAAAGCCCCGCACGTGGCGGGGCTTTTTCAGCAGGCGCTCGGCGCGCCTGCGATAAGCTCGGGTGCCTTAGGCAGCCGACAGCGCCTTGATGCGCGCGGTCAGGCGGCTCTTGTGACGGGCAGCCTTGTTCTTGTGGATCAGGCCGCGCGAGCTGAAACGATCGAGAATCGGCTGGGCCACGACGAAGGCAGCCTGGGCGCCGGCGGCGTCGTTGGCGTCGAGTGCCTTGAGGACCTTCTTGACGGCGGTGCGGAGCATCGAACGCTGAGCGGCGTTGCGGGCATTGCGCACGACGGTCTGCTTGGCGCGCTTCTTGGCGGACTTGATATTGGCCACGACAGGGAATCCTGGGAACTGATGGTGAAGGGTTTCGGGAAAATCAGACAGGAAAGTATGGG
It encodes:
- the rplU gene encoding 50S ribosomal protein L21, coding for MSYAVVLTGGKQYRVMKGETLRVELLEVEAGSEIKLDNVLMIGDGETIKIGDALKGASVSAKVIGHGRADKVRIVKFRRRKHHRKQMGHRQHYTEIEITGIAG
- the rpmA gene encoding 50S ribosomal protein L27, giving the protein MAHKKGVGSSRNGRDSNPKYLGVKIYGGQAIEAGNIIVRQRGTNFHPGSGVGLGRDHTLFALVDGKVEFSTKGPKKRRTVSIVTAE
- the obgE gene encoding GTPase ObgE, which gives rise to MKLVDEAEIQVIAGDGGNGCVGFRREKFIPLGGPDGGDGGDGGSVWLLADENLNTLVDFRHQSKFKAKRGENGMGRQMYGKAGDDLTITVPVGTVVMNVETDEVIGDLTQHGERLLVAKGGKGGLGNMHFKSSINRSPRKALPGLPGEERVLKLELKLLADVGLLGFPNAGKSTFIRAVSAATPKVADYPFTTLYPNLGVVSIEHHRSFVIADIPGLIEGAADGAGLGTQFLKHLQRTRLLLHLVDIAPMEGGVEGINPADQVRAIERELEKHDPELLDKPRWLVLNKADLLLEEEQQEAAQAIIDELGWKDRWYLVSAIGRENTWPIMLDVMRFFDELKLAEHEAADEAAFRAQAGGSFDEA
- the rpsT gene encoding 30S ribosomal protein S20; translated protein: MANIKSAKKRAKQTVVRNARNAAQRSMLRTAVKKVLKALDANDAAGAQAAFVVAQPILDRFSSRGLIHKNKAARHKSRLTARIKALSAA